From the Candidatus Dependentiae bacterium genome, the window CCCAGCATCTCAAACGGAAGTATCACGAATCGAAAGAGAAAAACAACTTACTGCTGACAAATCAGATCTTCAAAAAAAAAGAGACCAATTATCTAAAGAGTATTTGGTGGTAGATTTGTATCAAAAATTCTCTGAAACATCTCCTAAAAGTTCGAGTTCGTCCGCTTCTGCTGCCCCAGGCAGCAGAAGAACATAATCCCATCAAAGCCACCCATAGGCGGCTTTGATGACGAGGCTAGTAAGATTGCGACTTACCGCAGCCGCATGAGCCTTTGGCATTCGGGTTGGAGATCTTGAAGCCTGATCCATTGAGGCCGTCGACGTAGTCGATTTCACAACCCATCAGACGGGATAAGGCTTGTTGATTGATGTGAAGATCAACGCCATAATGGTTAAATACCACATCGTCTGCTAAGGGCTTCTCTGAATAATCCAATACATACTCAAATCCGCTGCATCCTCCCGGACGATCCCCAAAACGCAGCCCGCAGCTTTCCTTGCCATCCTCTTTTAAGATCGCCAAGAACTTTTCCGCTGCACGACGCGTTAGCGTCACAGTCCCTAAATCGATGGGAGCTTCCAAGATGATGTTCAAACGGGAGATCAATCCCTCGATTTCCTCATCGCTATAGCCGTGGCCAAGCATGCCCGCTTCTAGCGTTTCCCAAGTCGATGCTGAGCACCCAACGCAGTGCAGACCGGTATTGGTGATTTCCTGTGCCAATTTTTGACTTTTCTCTGGAAAATCTGATAAAATCTCTTCGATTGTCATTTGGCGGTGTATTTTTGCTTGAGTTGTCATAAACTACTGTCCCTTAATATTTTAATTTAACAAATCCCTTTAAGATCTTGCACTGGCAAGCGAGGCGCTCCCGATTTTGCTCCCCAAGAAAATCGATCTCTTCCTGAGTCATGGGGGATAGGTTTTCATTCCCCTCTTTGACCTCTACGATGCATGTACCGCAGATCCCCTCTTCGCAAGCGAACGGGACCCCGTTTTCTTCGCAGATCGGCTTGATCGCAGAACCATCGGCAAGTTCAACCTCAGGCTCTTGATTGATGACAATTTTAGCCATTTGACCCTCATATCTAGTGTTTGAGGGTTAAATTTACCATGAAAAGCGGATTTTTTCAATTTGAAACAAAAAACCCCTGCTAGTAAGACCTGCAGGGGTTTTCAGCGTTTGAGAAGGTTTAGAGCTCCTCTTCCTCGTTGATCTTCATTGAGGGAAGGTCGAGTTTTTCCGAAATGACTTCTTCTACCGTCATTTTTAATGTTTCAATCCCGTTAGCGAACCCGCAATCGATCAAGATGCGGTTCAGGTAAGAAAACTCTGTCTCTAACAGGTCGATTCTCGATTCAAGAGCTGCGATTTTGTTACGAAGAACCTCAATGTCCCCTTTATCCATCTTTTCACCTACTATTTGTATTAACTATTATTTATAACATAATTATAACACACAGCGAATAATTGTTCTATTATTTATAGAACCTTGATTTTAAAAATTTATTTTAACTCAAACAGCTAAAAACCAGA encodes:
- a CDS encoding iron-sulfur cluster assembly accessory protein; translated protein: MTTQAKIHRQMTIEEILSDFPEKSQKLAQEITNTGLHCVGCSASTWETLEAGMLGHGYSDEEIEGLISRLNIILEAPIDLGTVTLTRRAAEKFLAILKEDGKESCGLRFGDRPGGCSGFEYVLDYSEKPLADDVVFNHYGVDLHINQQALSRLMGCEIDYVDGLNGSGFKISNPNAKGSCGCGKSQSY
- a CDS encoding (2Fe-2S)-binding protein, which translates into the protein MAKIVINQEPEVELADGSAIKPICEENGVPFACEEGICGTCIVEVKEGNENLSPMTQEEIDFLGEQNRERLACQCKILKGFVKLKY